The genomic interval taaaggCATTCTTCTAccatgattgctaagctttgtgttacgggcccatGGTCTGATTAATGGTCTGATTAATTAGTTCATCAGGACCTCCATCTGTACAAGGCGTGCATTGGTATCTCCTGGCATCCTGTAAGGCAGCATCCCAGCAAAGGTGATCAGAGCCTTGGCTTGCTTCCTCAGGTGGGCCAAGAACTGAACAGAGAATGGGAAGAGTGAGATAGAAAATAACTGTAAAATGCAATTCCGTAAAGTAtacatgccccccccctccaagtGGATCCTTGAAATAGATCTGTTTTCTAGTTCACATAAAAAGTTTTCTTGTTCTGAAATTATCATAGCTTGGAATGTTGGTGAAGTAAAGGAAGAATGGAGATTGGAAGTacagaaaatattttacattttatattttatggaattgctaAAAATAAGGGCAGTTATGCtacattctttcattcatcaCTCTCATAACATagttgatataataataattaaaaaaaatcaaatttattttggcaTTGACTcccatttttcatttcacacaCCATTTTCATTGCAAAAGAGGCTGGACATTTCACCTCTTGAGGTAGCAAATCGCTCATAATTTTCACTCTGAGAATGTTTAGAAGCACTTGtaattttcttataaaaaaaaatcagatatagAAAACAATGACAAAGAGTACAATGACAGAGATACTTACAGATTCCTTTCCTCCATTTTCATGACGTTGGCCAGCTCTAGCTTGAGGACTTTGTGTTCCACTGCTACGACATGATCGATACTTGGTGTATAGGATAGTCATCGTGGCAAGGAGAACATCTGGAAGACTTCTTCTAATCTGGTTACAAGAAAAAACAAGTTGTGGAAAGGTGTGAGTTCAATAAAATTATACAAACAAACAGTCTTCTCACAGAACAGGGTTTTACTTACCCTTCACTATTTTGCAACAAGATAAACTTAgagaataataaatgaattaaaaaaaatgtcattataTGATAAATCTTTGACTAAAAATAGGTATGAATATCTAGTTACACTACATGTGTGTCCCAATTTGAATTCaatcttaataataattataaagctACACCTTATCTTCAAAGGCATGCATACCACAAACAGAATTACCACATACTTTGCATCATCCCACATTTTGATTGATGTTTCGTTATCAAACTTTCTGAACTTCATAAAGTATCACAGAATAATATTACAAGAGTAATGACTCAATGTATTTAAAGGACTTGATATAAAGAATTCAACTGTGATGGTCCTTCAGTAAACTGGTTAAGCTTTTTTGGATACATCATCCTGTGAGTGTACTATCTAAGCCATAAGTCAAATCCACACTATACATTTTAACTATCCCTCACTTAAATTTGTCTAATATATTGAACTGAGATCCATTTCTTACCTCATCAGTGTACTGTTTGAATCCATGCACTCTATCATCAACTGATTCAGGACTGAGAGCTATAATCTGAAGTTGACGGATTGTCTGGAAAGAAAAGAAGCAGCAGAAAACTGTAAAAATCATGCCGACCTACTCAGCTTCTTTACAGCTGCAGTTGCTCGTAACGGATATCCACTTGAATTACTAGTACGAGTACTACAAGGTATTTCTCAATAATTCTCATGGCTATGGCAAACGCGTCTCCTTGGGTAAAACATATGatatttatgaagaaaaaagattGTAAGAAGATTGCACTGTCCTTACAGGGGTCTACACCCAGGACCCAGGATAGCATGACCAGTGCTCTACAAGCTCTCTAGGCTTCCGCCAAGGCAATGTAATAGCAACATTCTGACATCGGGCCCATCTCTAATATTTGTGCTCATCAACACAGTcaagaagaaaataaacagAACCCCCCTAAACTCTGatagagagataaaaaaaaccaaagagaATGTCTTGTTGATGTGTGAGTCCTCAGCCCCCAGTCAAGATGTCCTTAAGAAAGGACCCTCCTAACCAGGGGACCCTATGATTGTCAAGCACTGTGTCACACCTACCCCCATCTACACCACACATGGAGTGCAGCTAGGGGATGGCGGGTAACACTTCGAGCGCAAGGATAAAGATTCATCATCGGACCCAAACAACATTTTCAATTCAAACCCTTCAAGTATACCAAAGAAGATTTATTCTGAGATGAGCTCTTCTGAATGATACGAGTTTACATGATCAAGAGAAATAACATCACCTTGAATTTATTCTTGATATCTTTTGGTCGCTTACTTTGGCCACCAGTTTCCCTAGCTGTTTACATAGAATTGGATCATGAAAATGGTTACTCTTCAAAGGGGTTATAATGGTTGGGAGTTAAACTGAGCAAAAGGAGGTTGAACTTGGAGCCTGATTGCGGTGATATTTATCATTCTTCTAACACCTTGGGCAATGGTAAATCTATTGTACAAATATGCAGCTAAATACTTAATTGCACCAATTCCATCCATCGTTCCCAACCCTTTATACTTCATGTGCAAGGTGAATATAAGCACAGCACAACTATGGTACGACATGAACGGATGAAGACTAACCGATAATGCTCTGTCCAGATCTCTATTGTGGTACGCATCAAAGAAGGTCATGAGGTCAAGGAGGAGATAGAAGGACTTGGTGTTTGCTGGACTACCCGTCAGACCTTTGGATTGATACCTGCATAAACATACAGAAAAAATGAACTTCAAAGTATGTTCAGATTGTGGAAAGATATAGAAGCAACAGAAAAAGCCAAGGGTAGGATGGAAATTATAAAACAATACTTAGGGAAgaaaaacattataaaatgcTGCATTATAATGGAAAGAGTCAAGTGATTATCAACCATATATTTGAGATGAGTTCAACATCTTACCCAATATGCTCATCTCCAGGGGCAATTTTGAACATGAACACAACTCCTGTTATAAGATGTATTACATATAAAAGACAAAGTATTGCATTGATGGCTATGTGAAAGACAGATTGATCTTACTATTTTAAAGCAATGAACCTTTGTGAACATATTTGTTATTGCCATTGGAGGACAGTATGGAGTGTGGTTTCAATGCTTAATACAAACAAGGCTAAAATGGCGGGCTAAACTGAATTAAACAGTGTGCTGTAAATAAGTGTCATTGTggaaagatatatttcacaataaAAAGATAGCGTAACAAGAGTGAAATATGACTATAAAACTTAAGTGTCCATTCCTGGAAAAAATTCAAACCTAAAACATTTGCTACACTTTTACTAGCAAAGATCCAACAGTCAAGGTATAAACAATATACCATTAACACAAAAGAAATTTACAGATTTTACTCACCGACCAAATCCTAATTCTCTTTTTCTATTACCAGTACATAGGAATGAAATAATAGATACAGtgaataacttaaaaaacaaaaagagttGTGGTCATGATggtattgataatattttattaaagaatgTCATAGAATATATTGTTGATCCATTAGTACACATATTTAATCTTTCCTTAATTAATGGCGTCGTGCCtgacaatatgaaaatatctaAGGTAATACCAGTGTATAAAAAAGGAGATAAGAATAATGTATGTAACTATAGACCGATATCTTTATTGCCTACTCTATCAAAGGTTCTAGAAAGAGTGATGTATACAAGACTATTAgactttttgaataaatataatataatttctgaCTTTCAATTTGGATTCCGCCAAAAGCATAGTACATCTCATGCTACTCTTTCATTTGTTGaaaaaatcacaaaagctaTTGATAACTTTGAACATACAGTAGGTGTTTTTCTGGACctctccaaggcctttgacactaaaaatcatgaaatactactatacaaacttgaaaattacggAATCCGtggaaaggccttggagtggttcaggaattaCCTAATAAACCGTTAACAGTTTGTTAACATAAATGAACGAAATTCTTCTCTACTAAAGGTCAACTGGGGTGTTCCTCAAGGTAGCATACTGGGCCCACTTTTATTTACGATCTATATAAATGACATCCACAATTCTTCGACAATATTATCTTATattctttttgcagatgattcaaatGTACTTTATTCTCATCCTAATCCCGATATTTTAGTCaatatattgaatattgaaCTGGAGAAGCTAGTACAATGGATAAGATCTAATAAATTGTCAATCAATGTACAAAAAACGAAATGTATGCTTTTCAGCAATTCTTTAGATAAATTACCATACGATATTAAATTGGACAACGCTGACATTGAAGTGGTCGCTTCAACAAAATTTTTAGGCCTGATAGTAGACAACAATTTATCTTGGAAAACACACATTGATTCTATATGCCGTACAATTTCACGTAATATTGGTGTTATAAATAAGGTCAAGttttttcttccaacttccTCCCTAAAAATGCTTTATTAAACATTGATTTTACCTTATCTAAACTATGGGATAATTGCCTGGGGAAATGCACATACATCTTATCTGGAAAGAATATTACTTTTACAGAAAAAGGCATTGCGCGTTATTTTTAATATGTCCTGGAGATCCCATACAGACCAATTGTTTATTGACAATAAAAtcttaaaagtaaaaacattatatcaatataaCTTGGGTCAATTtatgtatcaattaaataataatatgctaCCATCAATCTTCGattcttcatttaacaaaaacaaaactatcCATAAATACCCTACACGTCAATCCGacgaatttcattttcctttaccCCGGACAATTCTTGCCAAATCTATCTTTACTTTCGAAGGCCCTCGACTTTGGGGCACTCTTAATAATACTATCAAAGATTCCCCAAGTctaaattcttttaaatttaaGTTCAAAAAGTTTCTCCAAGATACTCGTTGGTTTgtttaactcttcatcactcatacataatatttttcatatatacttaGCACTACTAAGtgtgaaatatgataattttcgttttcctgttgatccGTAATATTCGCTGTGAGTGCCGGGGCAAGAATCTGGAGACCATTGATCtcgttttttctctcattttctatttcttttaaactATTCATTTAAATAGATTTAAGCTCAACTTCTACATgttgtatttgtgttttgtttacattgttcatACAAATATGTAATAGAAGGCTGCATtctacaagcttcgcttttttagcagcctcctccatttccgaCCTGTTATCTTAATTATTACATATAATaagtttctttgttttattgattataataagatgtatgtaacaaaacttattgtaaatgattgttggaaatggaaaataaatgaaatgaaatgaaatgaaaaaaaccaacaaacaataatgataattgatatcTGTAACACAAACATCCACCAACCATGTTACTCAAGCCCATCAAATAACACTCTAGCTAACATGAAGCTTGGCTAACTTTTACAGTGTTCTTAATGTACTCCTGCCGGTTTCCAACTTCCTGTAAATATTTGCTACGTAATAATAAATGACCTACCTCTCTGCAATGCTGAGTGCCAGGGCTTGTAACCTCTCTCTGTTGGACTGCGGGCTGTTTGATGATGCAATGGTGGGACTCAGCAGTCTGTTCATCAGCTCAAGAACCTTATCTGTGTTctaatgaaacaaacaaaaaatggatGCTTCACAGCTTACGTTCCAAGTAAATGTTCCCTGACAAGAAAACTCCAGCACTACTTATACCAGAAAACTTGATTTTTCAATCAATGGTTGATTGATTACCTACGGCACCCTCATAACCCAAGGTTTATCTTGACAGCAATTGTCAATGGAAACTGtaacaagctactgaaatctgtgcatctgattggctgacagCAAATCTGGATACTTTGTGGACTGCTCTCCTGGTCATTCTACTCAACTTATTATTCACCAGTTCAGGAGTCTCAAAGGAGTACACAATACCATCAAGAGATATCAATACATCCAGGAGATAATCCCAATTAACTGCTAAGATAATCTTACATTCTGTAAAACTTTGAGTACCATTCACTAAATTTAATCTGATCAACTGAATAGAACTGGATCTTGGAGTTCCTTCAAAGTGGCCTATATCCTGTGCATTGTTTAGATAATCCTGTGCTCACTTAATTTAAGTAGCATTTACCAAATTTCTTCCAATTTCTTGAATAGAACAAGTCCCTTGAATTAAGTTGCCCAATTCCTGTTCATTGTTAAGGCAATATTACACTTAATAAAAAGCACCTCATGGCTGACACTGAGTCAATACAAATTCACATTGACTCCCctcaattttttcatatttaccaTGGACTGATATTTTTTGCACAAATTGTCTACACCATATTTCTGTTAATGTCTTTTTAATCATCATAACAGCTGATGGACTGAGAGACAGCCCACCAAGAAAGGCGAAATGGATACCTATGGGGTGTAGTcccaaaatcaatcataagtcttgaAATAATTTGCAAATTTACACTCAATTGCTGATTTTAGGAACAAGAAGTTCAAATTGATTTGCTATAATTAAAACTGATCTATTAAatgtaaatttgcaattgacTGCAAATATTTCTTGCAACAACCATATGAGTAATTTTTAGTCCAAGGCGACTACATCAAGTAAGAAATATAGGACAGATGAAGCTCGATCCCTCAACCCAGCCAGGCAAGTTGCCCGTCTGTACACCCCTCAATCACCTATGCCAGACAAAGGAACTTCAAACAAACTAGTTGAAGTGGAAGGACAAGAAATCAACAATTTCCTTGAATCTGAACTCTATATCAGAAGGCATTTATTCAAGGCATTTAAAATACTGTCTAATACtaattttcttgataaaaaGTTATTCTCTATGCCAGAACTAATAACTTGGTAAATACTGATCAAAGTATGTTACTGATCAGATCCTAGCAAACTGTCCTACTGTTGACATGATTACAATAATCTCTGGAAGATTTTCTGAAGAGAAATTCTGGAATATAAACATGCCATATCAATAGTACCTATGGAGCTGTATGATAAAAGTGGATAAGAGAATCTAGTCTAACAACATAAATAAGACATTTGACCTTACCCCAGCAAGGTCATGTAGCTTCAGAGCATCCTCAAACAGTCCTTTGGTCTCTGTATCCATAGCAACCGTCTCAATGATGCTCTGAGTATCCTCCTGAAACTTGTCGACGGCTCCGGGTCTCCTTGCCCCATCCCTCTCTCTACGTCCCAGCAACGTCTCAAATTCCCTCGTCTCGATGACAAGCTCACTCAAGCAACGCACAAAGTAACTCTTTCCATTCGCATCCCTAAGATTCCTGTAAGGAACAAAATCATTCATTGATTTCAGTGATTTATGCCAAAGCTAAAAAATTAACTATGCATTCACAGTTTAGAATAAGAGTTGAACAGAGACCAGTTGCAGAGAGAGAACTGCAACTCAATGCCACactgaaaatcaaataattttttttttgtctattcaAGAGCATGCATTTGTGACATGAGTTTGATTTTTGGGGGTCATATTTACATGCAACTCTTTCTCCATCAGGCACCTACACCCATTtatgtcaaataaaaaaaaataattgtacacCTTCAGCTTTGGCCTTCTTCAGaaacaatgaacaaaatatattggGGGAAAGGGTGTTTAGACCCCAAATAGCTCTTTTAAATTGCAAGAGCCCAGAAATTAAGCAAAATCATTATTCAATCAAATGCAAACTAATATAACAACAGTATTAAGAATAGCCCCCATATAGAATTCACTAATTTCTTCTTGCTCTATGATACAGTATTTCTGACTTTTAAAGGAAGTAATCTAATGGACATAGTTGGTCATAAACTGTTGGGAGGTTTTAATGACCTCTGTCACACTTCAGCATTCCCACATGTTTCACTCATTCACAGTAACAGAAACTTGCTAACAATTAATCAAAAGCTATGATGAATCTATCTTACCTGAGCAAGTAAAAGTATTGAAGAGCTTCTCGTGGGTCTGTGGATTCAAACTTGGATGTATACATGCTGATGAGACGAACAAAGTTGAGTCTATGCATTGGAAGTGGGTCTTGTGGATCTCGACTCACTAGAGTAAAAAGATTAACAGGTACAGATCTCAATACTGATCCTTTTCCTCATAAACTGCAACTTTGGAATATCTGCATTCATACTGCTAataatcatttttatgtttAGATGTTACCAATTGTATCAAAGGCTAAGAAAGTCAGATTTTTACTATTATCATTGAAAGTATTACAAACATTGTATTAAATTTCCAGAATTCAGTATTTTGTAGCTGCATTTGTATTTCTATACAAAATAGTGAAATCTGAAAATCTAATCTAATTTTCATTATATCCAACATAAATTAAAtcctgtatgctgattggtttaaatagcatcatgtgaccaaacatattttcattattttgcgatgatgttgaaaatgaaacgccCACAGAAGAAAATTTACTAttccgtgacgtcaatgatggaatagtgcactattccatcattgacgtcactgTGCATCGCGCGCAGGCACAGATCCGCTTTCCGCTAAACGCGTGGCTTCAGGAAAAGTAGATCAGTCAGCGCAATGGATACAGATTACTTACTCTCactgataatgatttttttctatcataAAACTCATCTTATCAAACACCCAAAATTAGAAGTGATGAGATGATAATGGAGCATGCATGGAATCAGGCAGGAAAGGTGGGGATAAACGCATTGTAGGTAAGACAGGCTATGATTGTCCCGGACAAAACTGCATTCAAGCATCTAATTTACTTACTACTAGGAAGTCTTTTGAAAAAAGGCTGATGGTAACTCGACAAAGAAAAGACCTAATGCGACTTACAGAGCTGTGCCTGAATGTTCTGAGGTAATGCCAGGAGACCAAGCTCATGTAGAACGATGGCAGAATGAACAGCATGGCTTCTTAGACCATTATCATGTCTGGATAAGAACTCAATAGCAGCCTCAAATTGAGCAGATAGGAACAGGATCTAGAAAACGACAAACACaaatatgatgaaatacatTGATGTCTTTAAAGgttaaatgtatacatgtatatcagggAACTTTTGGATAGAAGTAGCAATTATGGTATCTTTGCCATCTAGTGATAACctccatggaatccttgattttcattggctgttgagcattgttaccatggtaattaccattaAAAAGCAAAGTTAACGTATAAAAGTAAGTTTAATGCAACAGGCCCTGAAGATAATGCATGACATAATTCTTGACACAAGTCAATCGGGAATGTCATCTGGTCAAATATCGCATTAAATAGCAAATAAGCAGAATGATTACCAGAAAAACAGTTTGACAGTCACATATTGTATTCTTTTATAAATTTGACTGTCAAAACCAAATCCGTTTATCTTAAATAAAGATCTA from Lytechinus pictus isolate F3 Inbred chromosome 2, Lp3.0, whole genome shotgun sequence carries:
- the LOC129282388 gene encoding nuclear pore complex protein Nup93-like — translated: MITTNNAAQSLGEFSEYLEEYMHNDDRRLSPSTETKLRLHYRRAVRNSTDPFKRAVYCLLGRCDTMDNHAEVCEKTEDYLWLKLSQVQFGESPSSSSSSSQGSSDRLTLQQLQTTLLEEYGETHFSAHQNPHLYFKILFLSAQFEAAIEFLSRHDNGLRSHAVHSAIVLHELGLLALPQNIQAQLLSRDPQDPLPMHRLNFVRLISMYTSKFESTDPREALQYFYLLRNLRDANGKSYFVRCLSELVIETREFETLLGRRERDGARRPGAVDKFQEDTQSIIETVAMDTETKGLFEDALKLHDLAGNTDKVLELMNRLLSPTIASSNSPQSNRERLQALALSIAERYQSKGLTGSPANTKSFYLLLDLMTFFDAYHNRDLDRALSTIRQLQIIALSPESVDDRVHGFKQYTDEIRRSLPDVLLATMTILYTKYRSCRSSGTQSPQARAGQRHENGGKESFLAHLRKQAKALITFAGMLPYRMPGDTNARLVQMEVLMN